A window of Gossypium hirsutum isolate 1008001.06 chromosome D13, Gossypium_hirsutum_v2.1, whole genome shotgun sequence genomic DNA:
AAATTATTGATTGGAATGAAAGTCATGAGCATCACTATTGTTGAATTATGttactaaatttatatttctttctttgaaatatATCTTTCTTTATTGTTGTTATAGGACTTTTAGGGTATCTTAAGCTTGATTAGAGCCTTGGTGACCATTGTACCTTTTGCTTTCTCAGTATATACTCTTTTAGTAAATCATAGTTTCTTCTTTCAATGATGTTATGTAGGGTTTTAGAAACCTGTGCCTTGGGTTTCATTGAGACTTATTGTTGCTTTTGCCCCATAATGGAAAACTCATTTTTTATTGAATGGTTCTGGTTTTATATTCTTCTCTGCCTTTTGCACTCCACCTTCTTGTGGATGTTCACAATATTTTCAAGGTTCACAATATGCTTAATGCGTCTACGAtttaggtttagttttttttaacaaaatcctTATGGCATTTGAATGGCAACCTGTTGTTTGTATTTTACGGAACCTATAGATATAGACCTCATATTGTTGAATGAATTGCATGCTTCTGCCCTTGTTatttgttctttcttttcttttgctcgtTCTTTTGCTTAAAATGCGGCTGTCTGTCACTAGGTTGATTGGTTGATTGACTGTTTGATTGACTGTGATTCCTTTGCTGTAACTTTGCTTAAAATGCTTAGAAGTGTAAATTCTTTTGTATATTAGCACCCTTGTTAAATTTCTTACAAGTGAGGTTCCAGTAAATTGATGTTCTATGTGAACTTCTGTAGGTATTGGACTGTTAGCTACCGATTTGCTCCAGACATAAATCGTTGGCAAGCTGAAGCTGTAATTGCATTTCAATAGGTATTTTATAGTTGTAATAACAGTAAATTGGACTGTTTTTTATGGTTTACTCCATAATAATGTTTTTATAGTTATATTTTGCAAGTGTTGATGTAATAAGTCGATTTTTATTggtattgaattatttgaatttggGATCGAATTTCTTAAGTTGAGGTAGTTTGTAAATTTTAACCGAGCAATTACGAGACTTGTACAACGCattaattaaatgtgtatattcatatacaactcattaattaaatgtgtatattcatatactactcattaattaaaaatatttctaaataattaaaattaaaaatattattttaataatattacatatatatcaaCTTTTGAACCATTATAAATTAAACCTAATCCAATCatgagtaaataaaataaaataaaaattggatcATTACATATAATCAAGTAAAcaatttgattaaaaaacatatggataatatattaaaattggatCATTACATATAATCAAGTAAAcaaattgattaaaaaacatatggataatatattaaaattgaatcattAGATATAATCAAGTAAACAACTTGATTAAAAAACATATGGATAATATATTAATTGGATCATTAGATATAATCAAGTAAACAACTTGATTAAAAAACATATGGATAATATATTAATTGGATCATTAGATATAATCAACTTGATTCTAAACTACGGTTAATGTTAAATTTGTAACATTGTTGTACATAATTTAGTTAAGATTCTAAACTAgtattattcatttttctttgatagtgtgatattgcTTCCTATTGAAGCGGTTTGTTTGATTGCTTCCTCCACCCACAGTTGAGCTTCTTCTTTTCACACAATCACtgtaagttctttggcaattaaattatttaatttaagtttactgttattgaaattatgactggagaaatgtgacccttttaaataaatttgacaaTATGGAACACAttaatatcttgcagtaatggctcgtctgtcTTTAATTGCACAAactgtgaggcgtaaaagaattggaattgcattgacaatatggttggaaatctgtaacATTGCCTGTTGGTTTATACTTACATTGGGTGCCATCGATAGCCTTTATACTTATAAACCAATGATTAGgtcctatattttagatttttatgcacaacgggattatgtgaaaaggcttgtaCATGCTAGTGACgggacctgtattgaacaagttaggatgaatagattTGCCTTTTtcaaactatgtgagatgttacaaacattagggggattgaagtcgtcaagacATATGCTTGTTGATGAACAAGttgcaatgtttttacatatcatttcccatcaccttaaaaatcgagttatcaagcatcacttcaataggtccggggaaactgttagcagataatttcatagtgttttaaatgctgtcatacgcttacaagatgtgttatttaaaaagccaGAGCCAATTACTGCAGATTCTTcagacacaaggtggaaatggtttaaggtattggaataagttttatatatagcttgtacataatttagttgatttagatttaaatttagtatCCTAACTTAAggttttataacatgtgatatagaattgcttaggtgctctttatggaacccacatcaagattagggttccagcagttgataaacctagatatcgaacgcgaaaaggtgacatagcaacaaatatgctaggtgtttgtacacctgaaatgcaatttgtttatgttcttcctggttgggaaggttctgttgctgatggacgagttcttcgagatgccattagtaggaggcatggactaaaagttccttacggtaaagtggatagttagaggactttgaattatttattaagatcaaacttttttggggaattaataattaagaaaattttttataggttgttattatctagttgatgctggatacacaaattgtgagggatttcttgcaccttttagaggacaacgatatcatttgaatgattggcgtcagggttatcagccaagtactccgcaagaattttttaatatgaaacatgccccagcacgtaatgttattgaaagatgctttgggttattaaaaatgagatggggaatacttaggagtccatcattctatcctgtaATGGTGCACAATAGgatcattattgcatgttgtttgtttcataattttattcgaacccatataagtattgatcctattgaagcggaggtgggagaaggattacctagtaatgtgttagatgacgatgaaccgaatatcgtcaatattcatccatcggatgttTGGGCTACTTGGAAGATGGAACTaaccaaccaaatgttcgatgaatggcaagcatctagacattagttaggtttagggagaAAATTAGTTTGAGttcatttgtttatgttattttatgtatatagtTTGTGAAACTTCAGTGGTGTTTTTGtgttttttgtattgtactaaacttgttgaattataatttgatttcttttcattcatcatgtgttataattttattctttatGAGTTTTttattcatgatattgaactcaattttaattttataaagtgttcaccttttgattcatgatattaaacttaattttaatttgttttttttcttaagataattatgtcaggtgtttCGGAATCAAATGTTCCTTCCCAATcatctcgaggaaccaaaagaaaatgggttccaaaAGAAGATGCGTCATTGGTTTCCTGCATGGTGGACTTGCACAATATTGGACCATTTAACGCTGATacggggttcaaagccggttacttaaacgagttggaaaaaatgttagaaaaggctttacctaatgcaatgttgaaggctaGACCTAATATCGAGTCAAGGATTAGGTTACTAAAAAGGGATTGGTCAATCgtgtatgacatgcttaatggccaaaacaacagcggttttggttgggacgaccATAAGCAGATcattgttgctgaagatgcggtttgggacTCTTATTTAAAGGTAAGAATGAGTTCAAGTCTTgattatcttatttttaccacacttataactaatatgatttcctcatttttgtAGAGTCATAGAGAAGCCGGTCAGTTCAGACATCGTAGTTTCCCTTACTATGACCaacttactgccatatacgcaaaAGATCGAGtgactgggaaagacgctcaaacagccgttgacgttcttgaagaaataaatgctgaGGATGTACCTGCTGCAGATAttaatgaagaaagaaacgaaTACTATGACTGTGATGCTAATgtctctttggatgacatggatgtttctgctaCGGAGCTGCAAACAGAAACCAAGGGAGTTCATCATCttcaaagaggaaaaaaaagaattCTGATGCAAGtggtcatttttcttcttcagttaatgatgctgccactttattggctGAAAACATGCGGGCAATTGGCgaacaaatcagtaggagtattgcctccgatgtgGTAGTTCACCAGGGCATCCAAAAAAAAGCGGCAAATTTATATCCAACCTTATGTGAAATAAAAGGTTTAACTATGGATGAACGGTTTCAAGCATtgagtaaaatttcagatcatccaactcaaatggtagttttctttagtttaccttctgatgTACGGCTgaaatgggtcagaagatttcttgctgaccattaaaatttatggttttgttgatgacattttcgtaactttttctgtttgtaatatttgggatGGTATGTCATATACAATGTTCTAACTTTTTGATGTGTCAAAACTGTGTAACATATGGATTGTGACATAGAATTTCATGAATCTCATTTAACCTTTTGTTAATATTCATTGTTattatgtttatgcaaaatacaattctaaagttatttattactgctaatatttttttattgtagaataattaaattatttgttccacaaatgatattttagcacattaaatatgtattgcagtttaataataataaagtagattataaattatatttaataataattatatattatgattttagtaaattcatataagaataagaattttattaaattatataatattattaaattatatttaataataattattttaaattatattttagtattatatattatgattttattagtaaattcatataagaatatttattaacaattttattaaattatatattttattaaattatattttataacaattatattaaaatatgattaaattatttattatttatattaataatcttattaaaatttaataacaataatcatctaccttaAAAAAaatctgctaagggtattctagtcattttaacttttttccttatgctattacacctttattccattcaaccaaacacaagaatatcaTTACgactctattccattacattcaaccaaacaaaagaatTACCTATTATGCTtttattccattacagcgaaccaaacgtgctgttaCATTACTTGCATCATGTCTCCAAGAAAAGAATAGACTTTGTGGCATGAATGTTGGCTTTCACAGCACGAAAGTGACACTCTCGGCCATCAAAAGTCAATCCCTTAATGTGATGAGTCTTTATCTACTATTTATCGCCTTAACAGTAAATATATCTTTAACTTGACACAAAAGATGCAATGAAACCCTAGCAAAAAAAATTTGTGAAAACTCAATAGACAAGTTACCAAGGACGGCAGAAATCGAGGAGGTTGAAAGTAATGTGAGGGCACCGGCAGTGTCGAAAAAATGCCTAGACAACTACAGTTTCGGCTAGGGATGTTCAAACTTTGGTTAAAATCGAATTAGTCGATCGAACCGATCTAATTTTGTTAATCGGTCGGTAGTCAAACTTAGTTTGGTCAGAGGTCAGTTAATGGTTTTttgaaatttcgattaattcagtttgaaatcgggtaattaactgagttaaccaaacttaataattaatattatatgtcAATTTCAAAACTTATGTagtgttttaaattatgttgtgTTTCGAGACAtaaaatttcggttaattcggttatctttcaagacaaaaacatatatttctgttaattcggttaatcggccGAATTAAACGAAATATTTCAGTCCGATTAACGATTAAAAgattatacaattcaattaattCTAATTCGATTCGATTaataaccgaattaaccatttGAACACCCCTAACATTAGCAGCTTAAAAATTCAACAAACGAAAATGGTCCAACGTGGATTTTCACTTGGTGACCAATGTACTAAACCCCCAAAAGAAAAGCTAACACAATGTTGGAACCCACTTCTATGAAACGTATTTTGTTAGTAAAACTATAATCCACACCGCATGCAATTCCAATCCTTACAATTACTTCTCAGCTCCCTATATTATTGGAAAGTAAGCAAATTCATCCTTGTAAAATTAAACCAATAAAATTTATAAGTGagcaaataaaaacatttcaAGACCATGTCCAATTATAATTagtgcaatttttaaaaaaaatgaaaaataaacaaaattatattatattcaaaaaataattataaaaatctaaaaatccataaatagaattattaaattaaaaatgaaaacttttatataatactaacatttttggatttttttattttataatttaatagatttttataaatttgaataatctttatgatttcattattcattatttttaaaccaATGAAAATGGTCCAATGTGGGTTTCATTTGGGTAACCAATATACTAAATCCTTAAGCCAAAGCAACTACAATTGCAAATGGCAGTTGGAACCCACTCTCTCTCCCACTTCTCTAATGTATAATGGCCACATATTTAAGTCAAAGCACTTGACGACAAATATAGCAAAGACTAAGGACTATATATAGCAATTAATTTGTTTTTGCTCTGAAAAGTGGGAAATAAATATGGTAAAGTGGGGAATGAGCAAGCAAATGACAAATGTGTCATCCCGCATACATACATAACATGAAATCCAAGAAAAGGGTTTACTACTTTGATAAATTTTAGGATTCGAGCTTGATTAGTTTCAATTgagttatattattttaattgtcaaaaatttaatatttttataaacaataaatataattttaaaaaatatatacacgtTATGATATATACATCATTTCAATCAAAGTCTatgaaattttatagatttgttatataatttttttcactcaAATCGTGTGTCATAATCTAGTATTAACAGTGACGAAGACAGGAGACTGGTAGGGGCCTCGGTCCcccttaaaatgaattttttttcatttaaacctttttataatttataaaattttaaattaataatggtaaaattacactttgacccccccaatgataaaaatttgacttaatcctttaaaaattatcaagatataggctattaaaatggtgaaattacatttttactatcataaaaatatataatttaatttcgcccAAAAAACTTTTTGAACTTCACCTTGagtattaatagttttatttgATGGTGGCTGATTTGTAAGCATAACTTTTTCTAAAATTACAATCCATAACATCTAATTTCATCTCCAAATAAATCCTCaccttatttttagctttttataaaattaataatatacccTAACCCTAAACTAAAATAACTTATCTTGTTCCatctttttataataataataataaaagtagtaGATGGATGCATTAAATTTGGTGGGATTGAATATTAAACATTGTATGTAAAGCAAAAAGGAAAGTTGTAGCAGATGGGGTTGATATGGTGGGATTGAATTGCGCGTCCTAACAAGTGCATGCACACCAAAATGCTGTGCGTGGGGATTGCCTCACCCACCCCCTACAATCCTTATAAAAAGGCCTGATTTGTTCGGCGAGTTAAGCAAGAGAGTGTGGTGAAAGAGAGATGGGGTGGAGGGCTTGTTATTTGGATGTGATATTGGTGCCATTAGGCATGCTCATCCCCATTGCTTATCATTGCTGGTTATGGCATAAGGTTAGGACTCAGCCTCTCGCTACCATCATCGGAATCAATTCCACCGGACGACGCTTCTGGGTCTCTGCCATCATCAAGGTACATTCTTGACTTTGCATGCACGttgaattaagaaaatattagTTTCATAGGAGATATTGATCATATGTTTGACATAACTACAAATTAAAACATTTCGATAAAAGTACCATGGACTGCTTTGTATTAGaagttaaattgcattttatccctctacttaaaaaatggataaattagtctatatatattagatcaaagagcaaactagtctttcaattaaaaatttatctatttttgcCGTTAAAAACTTCATGTTCATGGTTCCCTCAACTAGCCTTAAGATATGTTTGGTTGAGTGAAAAAAATGGGAagatgagaggaaagaaaataagaTAGATGATCATTTTTCATTCTAATGCATAAGAATAGAGAGAAAACGATAGAGAAGTGTATAttagttcaaaattatacatttttcaaatattttattttctttcttaccatttttccatctttcctaCTAAATACACTTAcggaaagaaaatttatatttctcATCCTTCTAATTTTCTaccctttcaattttcttttcacttttccaAGCAAAGCCTTAATCCCTTTATTTCTTTTCAACTAAAGTGGATTTCTCTTTGGACATGCATGATTAATTGCGTGTTCTTAATTATTTAACTTAAGGCTACATTAATTTTTGTTACTAGACGTGTACGTGTgtctattcatatatatattaaaattaattttaaaaagattaaatgcGTGATgagaataaaaatttattaaagttcaatgactaaattgaattcaGTTGTTAACGGCAATACtcgatttataatattttatttttagtatccAAAAACGAGAACTTATAAAAGTTAGATGACCGACTATGTAATTTACCTTAAATAACATCTAAATTCATTATTATAAATATGAACTTGTTGTAATATATTAAAGTTAacaatattgattttttttaaagaatttaaaagaTAATTCTGTTTCgtttttcctttctatttttaatatgttttgtttctttttttattcaatttgttatatttcttttaatattaaaatctacTTTTCACTTAAAAATGCATAAATGAGCCTTCTTTTAATtctctatttatttaattaaaaggttaaatcattaatttttaaaGGGTTTAGATATCTATTATATCATTTAATCGAGGAAGGCCAAAGGCCCTCGCTTACACTGTAGCTATCATAAGTCAAGCTACAAAAAATTTATGggtttaaatttgataaattaaaaaattatgtattaaaaaaataagtgttgaaaaatttaagttataaatttatttgatattactTCAAATTAATAACTAAATACAATTAGatggtttgaaattttaaattataaaaaatatatattctacatttttattcttaatttttaaatatttcatgtcattctaaacaaaaataaaatttttataggataatataatattaaaataaataaaattaaattaaattaattgaaaatattttttattaagcgATAAGCAGCtcttatctatttattattttcatcaaatatattaattttcaattgagttaatttttttaatggtgtACCAAATAAAGCCCTAAAAATTActgataaaaatgtaaatatttagagttaaaaatatatttgagacGGAATTTCCAGATTCATAtgaataaagaaaaattaattacgAAAGATGAAAATCATACATCAAAAGAagaaattaggttttttttaaataatttttttaatcttagtCATAGATATAATTATGATCCATGGCTAAAAATTAATATACACTAAATTCTTATACCCAGCTTCGCCTGGGatttaacaataaattataaataaatttattttataattatatgaaattttcattgtttaaatattcatattatatgttaatgaatttataattaaattagactAATCAtgataaattatgtaaaataagAGTTGcattaaaatacaataaaatgaagagagaaaaaaagctAAACAtgataaacacaaaaaaaatataaaaataaatagtatattaatattattaacttagCCATTGACAAATAAAATGAACACAATAagaataagtatatatatatcaaagtataaataaaaattattaacttaGCCATTCACactcattaaataattaaaaagctcCAACCATTTGtacattaatattatattgtTTCACTATACGTATTAGGTATTGAGTAAATAATGTAGCAATAAtttatttggattttttattCTAAAAGAACGAAGACAAAAGTGTATGATATGGtggcatgcatgcatgcatgcaggACAACGAGAAAAAGAACATCCTGGCAGTCCAAACGCTTCGAAACACCATAATGGGATCGACCCTAATGGCCACAACATCCATCCTGCTGTGTGCTGGGTTGGCAGCCGTCATCAGCAGCACTTACACCGTCAAAAAGCCACTCAATGACTCTATATTCGGAGCTCACGGGGAGTTCATGGTGGTTCTCAAGTACGTCACAATCCTATGTATCTTCCTCTTCTCGTTTTCGTGCCACACCTTATCTATCAGGTTCATAAACCAAGTCAACATCCTCATCAACACTCCCCAAGACCCCACCTCCATTGTTACCCCTCACTACCTGTCCGACTTGCTCGAAAAAGGGTTCCTCTTGAACACTGTGGGCAACAGGCTCTTCTACGCTGCGCTTCCTCTCCTGCTATGGATCTTTGGCCCTGTGCTCGTCTTTGTTGGCTCCATCACCATCGTCACTTTGCTTTACAACCTTGACTTCGTGTTTGGGTTTAGGAGAAACAAGCAAATTGATGTTGGAGACTGTGAATCAGGGTGATCCTACTCGTACATGTAGGCTTTAATGCCCTAGCAAATGCCATGCATGCGGTACTAGATTCCTTGGTTTGCTTCTCTAATTATAAGTATACGTGTGAAGTGAAGCAATTCCCGTTGCTTCACTAATAATTAAGTATGAACCCCCCCCCCCAATTTGTAATGCAAATGATGAAGTATATAGCTAGTCTCTAGCTAGCAACTGAGAGCATTCATTCAACCTTGCTGTGCATGCCTACCTGCTAGTAAACTCCTGCAAATATAAAACCAACTTGAAGCTGTTAAATAAAATCTTACAGGCTAAAAACACATGCATTTGTATAGATGGAGTTTTACCATTTCGTTTTTTGGAATTTAAATTTTACCAACTATTACTCATAAATTACTTACATTATTAGAATTAGAACCACAACCTTATTCGCTCAAATTTTaaagggtttaaataaaaatgttaaacctAAAAAATGAGGTTGAAAAAAAACTAAGTTCGTTTAAAATATAGTTTGGGTTTAAGCTTGAAATTTTAAGGTCTAAGCTTATCTTAGCCCGACCCATTTTTTGtaatgtattatattatattatttatatatgttgtgtaatttataacacaaaattaaatctatagtaatatatgatactatgatataaacattaaaaaatgttaagttgcATATATAATTTTACTAGATGAAAAATATATctataaaactattaaattttaaattaaaaataataaaattatttttaaaaagaattaaaaaaaatgcttaatgataaatttggctaCTAGTGtttgcatgttttgtcaaaacgatcctaattgtatttttaagccttttttggccatcaacctttgatttttttttcaatctgcattttctaacagatttaatgaataaattcaaggTTTTAATATTTCATACGTTTGCTTATTGAAAAGTTTTTctattgagttaatttttttagataattccgtttattttctttaaattaatagagttattttttaatttaatgtgctatttattttattattttcacatgcaattatcttattgggttatctaagtaataaattacatctcattaaagaCTCAAAAATACACTTAGgcccattttgacaaaacatgcaaaTGTTAGTGGTCAAATATATCATTAAgccttaaaaaaaataatactgaGTATACTTAGAATGGTCTTAGCTAATTATTTactaatatgaataaaatttgacaaaatttttaatttatacttcaaattaaattaaactcggaaaaatataaaatataaaaatattatgtttaaactCTGACTCCAATTCGAACTAAAGATCAGAGGTGAGCCCAAGAGGCAGTTAGCGGCCTCGCCTCGAAATGGGTAAATTTATATTTACCCCCATAAATAAATTGCTTTCTCCAATTTTCTGTTTGTTCTTACTTTGATTTGTTTGTAGGATTTTCATCTAgacatcaatttaaaaaaaattaaatatacacatttatttattgaaatatatatttctctaattttaaaaaattctcacaCATTCATAGAAATTGAGATTTTATTAACAAAAAGTGAGGTCActctatttttcatttaaatatgtTTATCTACCTATCCATTTATTAGTATGATTTTTTTGAGAAATTCATTTACAAAACGTTATTTattgaataatattattaaatactgATAATGAAATAGTTGttatagaaatttattttttaaattataaaaagtattaagaaattaaatttatttaattaattatttaattttcagttttgatattttaaataattttatcaatttaacatatatatatcatgttaCGTTtagtaaatatgtatatatacaaattttatatatgaatatggatgaaaataaaatttatattcaataatattattacttta
This region includes:
- the LOC121224995 gene encoding uncharacterized protein At2g29880-like, translating into MSGVSESNVPSQSSRGTKRKWVPKEDASLVSCMVDLHNIGPFNADTGFKAGYLNELEKMLEKALPNAMLKARPNIESRIRLLKRDWSIVYDMLNGQNNSGFGWDDHKQIIVAEDAVWDSYLKSHREAGQFRHRSFPYYDQLTAIYAKDRVTGKDAQTAVDVLEEINAEDVPAADINEERNEYYDCDANVSLDDMDVSATELQTETKGVHHLQRGKKRILMQVVIFLLQLMMLPLYWLKTCGQLANKSVGVLPPMW
- the LOC107888374 gene encoding uncharacterized protein, which encodes MGWRACYLDVILVPLGMLIPIAYHCWLWHKVRTQPLATIIGINSTGRRFWVSAIIKDNEKKNILAVQTLRNTIMGSTLMATTSILLCAGLAAVISSTYTVKKPLNDSIFGAHGEFMVVLKYVTILCIFLFSFSCHTLSIRFINQVNILINTPQDPTSIVTPHYLSDLLEKGFLLNTVGNRLFYAALPLLLWIFGPVLVFVGSITIVTLLYNLDFVFGFRRNKQIDVGDCESG